Genomic DNA from Manihot esculenta cultivar AM560-2 chromosome 15, M.esculenta_v8, whole genome shotgun sequence:
ACCTTGGTACATTTGGGACTGTCAGAGCACCACCCTCCAGGAGTGAAGCTTCCTTTCTTCCGGCCAAGCAAATCCTTATCAATTTTATCCAAGAGAGGATCGTTATGTTTGAATTTTCTAGCGAATGGAGCACCACTGTCTATCATTTGCTTCGTGTCGTTAAGGGTAAGTATCCGTGGATGCTGTTGGGGGGGCATGTCCCAAGATATGAAGTGCAGATCATGGTTGACGGCTGTCTGAGCAAACTCTGGAACATTGCATATTACAGTGTGAAAATAGCCTTCAGGTGAGGATACGAAGTTGGTGTAATACATGAGCACAACTCTCGGGAGATTATCCCAACCCCAAATTATGTACTCTACAAATGAACGTGTGAGAACCATCCATGCTGAACCTGCACAACAATGGATGTTGTTTAGTCATGGAAAAAAGAACTGAAACACAAAAGCTGTTCTGGTTTTTATCAATTCTACTGCACAGCTGATACTGATGAAACAGTTAACTGTTGCTTAGCTGAAGTGTCTAAAGATCATAATTTCGGCACCCTATTAAAGACACATCCCCTTCTGTTGAGGACTTGGAGAACAACAGCTTTATTGATGCAACTAAAGATATATCATCTATGACTGAATTTCATATTTCTCAACAAAATCCCAAAAGCAAGATAAGGTTGTAGGAAGCTTGAAGCTTGCAATCGCCAATAGAAAGAACAGAGGCGTGGACATGAACTGTACGAATATCTCTAAGCATATAATGAAAAGCAAGAAGATTTCAACTGGTTTCTTTGTAACACTGTTAGTCCAATAATTATATTTGCAAAGAATCAGAACCTCAGTGGGCAAACTTATTAGAAAGCATCAAAGGGGCAAAAATGATGAATCATAAATACTAACCGGTGAATAATTTGAATGCTGTTGGCAAACCTCTGCGAGGTGTGGCCGGGAATAAATCTGTCTTCTTTGTTGAGTAGAGACCAGGGTCGACAATCAACGGCATTGCGCGTTTTTCCCTAAATGACACAGTTAGACAACTCACCATTAATTGAATATGGTTTCTCAATTTGTatgtgggagagagagagagagagagagagggagctCACTCCTTCCAACCCAGGTGACTTGTGTGCTCAAGAAAGTTGAGATTTCTGTTTATGGTTGAAAATGTATGAAGAAGATCTGCAGATTCCAAGGCAATCATTCAAAAATCATGATTCTACAGCAAAAACAGATagagaggaggaggaagaagaagaagaatatgcATACAAGTAAAACGACATAGACCAACCATCTTGAGTTATAAGAGGATAGTCAGAAGCACTGAGATTAATAAACCAATCCCAATCTTTACTCCTCTTGAGAAGAATGGCACAAGCATGAAGAGTATTAGCAACCATGGTGGGTCCTCTATATGTAACCATATTAGCTTTGGTGACCATGAAAACATTCCCAACCTTGGAGAAAAGGGGATGTTTTTCCACTCGAGTAGAAAGCTCCAATCTTTCCTCCGCCGGAGACTCAAGGTCCAAATGAACAACGTACTGATTCCGCGGATGGTAAAGTGCGTGAAGTGTTCTCCATAGCTTTTCCAAATCACCTTTAGACCCGGAAATCAAGTAAGCAAATCGTGGGATTCCTGGAGCAGAGGGATTTTTCTGTGAAACTTTCATTTCTGCATACCCCTCCATTGATTGGTTTCGAGATTGAAAAATGTTTACGATTTGGTTGATAGTATGCAGTGAAGAAACAAGACCCATGTTTAAGGAAGTTGCTAAAAGGAACACGCATATTAGAGAGCTTATCACTAAAGGGAACACCCATTTCTTCTCCATGTTCAGGGACCCCATAGCTAGACCTTATCATCGGCTCCGGCAACCGATCGTTCACATCCCAAATTTGATTATTCCTCCACCATCTCAACGGACACAGATAACCCAGATGAAAACTTTCCTGTGGATGCTGCAACAGATACTTTCCTCAAAAATAATTGCAGAAGCTGAAGTGCAGCTAAAGCTGTTGAATCAACAACcaacaataaaataatacatCAAAATGATAATTTCTGCTAACAAGGAAATTGAAGATTGCGTGAGCATCTAGTTGGTTTATTTGATCTAAATGCCGACAGAAAAgggtaaaattataatattatataaaaatcatgGGAAAAGGGTgtggagagagagaaaaagagagaaagagcatgtt
This window encodes:
- the LOC110600704 gene encoding beta-glucuronosyltransferase GlcAT14B, with product MGSLNMEKKWVFPLVISSLICVFLLATSLNMGLVSSLHTINQIVNIFQSRNQSMEGYAEMKVSQKNPSAPGIPRFAYLISGSKGDLEKLWRTLHALYHPRNQYVVHLDLESPAEERLELSTRVEKHPLFSKVGNVFMVTKANMVTYRGPTMVANTLHACAILLKRSKDWDWFINLSASDYPLITQDDLLHTFSTINRNLNFLEHTSHLGWKEEKRAMPLIVDPGLYSTKKTDLFPATPRRGLPTAFKLFTGSAWMVLTRSFVEYIIWGWDNLPRVVLMYYTNFVSSPEGYFHTVICNVPEFAQTAVNHDLHFISWDMPPQQHPRILTLNDTKQMIDSGAPFARKFKHNDPLLDKIDKDLLGRKKGSFTPGGWCSDSPKCTKVGDPNNIKPGRGAYRFKRLIARLALTSKLKQNQCK